One Eubalaena glacialis isolate mEubGla1 chromosome 11, mEubGla1.1.hap2.+ XY, whole genome shotgun sequence DNA segment encodes these proteins:
- the ENDOU gene encoding uridylate-specific endoribonuclease isoform X2, whose amino-acid sequence MKACVPLIVAVLCGLAWAADEDPREPEPFLELEEETEGAPASDLYSAPNSCRGRCLEAFDKHHLCHCNARCPEFGNCCEDFESLCGHEGFSHISDAITKEELQSISEKIYRADTNKAQKADIVLNSQNCISPSETSDQVDRCPEPLFRYVSEKLFSKPTYAAFINLLNNYQRVTGHGEHFTAQQLAEQDTFLRDVMKTAVMKELYGFLHQQNRYSTEQEFVNDLKNMWFGLYSRGKEERDSSGFEHVFSGEVHKSKVTGFHNWIHFYMLEKEGLVDYYSHICDGRWDSHPYVLALQFSWDGYYKEVGSTFIGSSPEFEFALYSLCFIARPGKVCQLSLGGHPLAIQTYTWDKSTYGNGKKYIATAYVVSSTR is encoded by the exons CTGATGAGGACCCCAGAGAGCCAGAGCCATTCCTGGAGCTGGAAGAAGAGACGGAGGGGGCCCCGGCTAGCG ACTTGTACTCGGCACCCAACTCCTGCCGGGGCCGCTGCCTGGAAGCCTTCGACAAGCACCACCTATGCCACTGCAACGCCCGCTGCCCAGAGTTTGGAAACTGCTGCGAGGATTTCGAGAGCCTGTGTGGCCATG AGGGCTTCTCCCACATCAGCGATGCCATAACCAAGGAGGAACTGCAGAGCATCTCTGAGAAGATCTATAGGGCAGACACCAACAAAGCCCAGAAGGCAGACATTGTTCTCAATAGCCAAAACTGCATCTCGCCCTCGGAGACCAGCGACCAAGTAGACCGCTGCCCAGAGCC GCTCTTCAGGTATGTCAGTGAGAAGCTCTTCTCCAAGCCGACCTACGCTGCCTTCATCAACCTCCTCAACAACTACCAGCGGGTCACGGGCCACGGGGAGCACTTCACAGCCCAGCAGCTGGCTGAGCAGGACACCTTCCTCAGAGACGTCATGAAGACGGCCGTCATGAAGGAACTCTACGGCTTCCTCCACCAGCAGA ACCGCTACAGCACAGAACAGGAGTTCGTCAACGACTTGAAAAACATGTGGTTTGGGCTGTATTcaagaggcaaagaagagagGGACTCAAGTGGCTTTGAACATGTCTTCTCAG GTGAAGTCCACAAAAGCAAGGTCACTGGCTTCCATAACTGGATCCACTTCTACATGCTGGAGAAGGAGGGCCTGGTGGACTATTACAGTCACATCTGTGACGGGCGT TGGGATTCTCACCCCTATGTGCTGGCCTTGCAGTTCAGCTGGGACGGCTACTACAAGGAAGTGGGTTCAACTTTCATCGGCAGCAGCCCCGAGTTTGAGTTTGCACTTTACTCCCTGTGCTTCATCGCCAGGCCAGGCAAAGT GTGCCAGTTAAGCCTGGGTGGACATCCCTTGGCCATCCAGACCTATACCTGGGACAAGTCAACCTACGGAAATGGCAAGAAGTACATCGCCACAGCCTACGTGGTGTCTTCTACCCGATAG
- the ENDOU gene encoding uridylate-specific endoribonuclease isoform X3 yields the protein MKACVPLIVAVLCGLAWADLYSAPNSCRGRCLEAFDKHHLCHCNARCPEFGNCCEDFESLCGHEGFSHISDAITKEELQSISEKIYRADTNKAQKADIVLNSQNCISPSETSDQVDRCPEPLFRYVSEKLFSKPTYAAFINLLNNYQRVTGHGEHFTAQQLAEQDTFLRDVMKTAVMKELYGFLHQQNRYSTEQEFVNDLKNMWFGLYSRGKEERDSSGFEHVFSGEVHKSKVTGFHNWIHFYMLEKEGLVDYYSHICDGRWDSHPYVLALQFSWDGYYKEVGSTFIGSSPEFEFALYSLCFIARPGKVCQLSLGGHPLAIQTYTWDKSTYGNGKKYIATAYVVSSTR from the exons ACTTGTACTCGGCACCCAACTCCTGCCGGGGCCGCTGCCTGGAAGCCTTCGACAAGCACCACCTATGCCACTGCAACGCCCGCTGCCCAGAGTTTGGAAACTGCTGCGAGGATTTCGAGAGCCTGTGTGGCCATG AGGGCTTCTCCCACATCAGCGATGCCATAACCAAGGAGGAACTGCAGAGCATCTCTGAGAAGATCTATAGGGCAGACACCAACAAAGCCCAGAAGGCAGACATTGTTCTCAATAGCCAAAACTGCATCTCGCCCTCGGAGACCAGCGACCAAGTAGACCGCTGCCCAGAGCC GCTCTTCAGGTATGTCAGTGAGAAGCTCTTCTCCAAGCCGACCTACGCTGCCTTCATCAACCTCCTCAACAACTACCAGCGGGTCACGGGCCACGGGGAGCACTTCACAGCCCAGCAGCTGGCTGAGCAGGACACCTTCCTCAGAGACGTCATGAAGACGGCCGTCATGAAGGAACTCTACGGCTTCCTCCACCAGCAGA ACCGCTACAGCACAGAACAGGAGTTCGTCAACGACTTGAAAAACATGTGGTTTGGGCTGTATTcaagaggcaaagaagagagGGACTCAAGTGGCTTTGAACATGTCTTCTCAG GTGAAGTCCACAAAAGCAAGGTCACTGGCTTCCATAACTGGATCCACTTCTACATGCTGGAGAAGGAGGGCCTGGTGGACTATTACAGTCACATCTGTGACGGGCGT TGGGATTCTCACCCCTATGTGCTGGCCTTGCAGTTCAGCTGGGACGGCTACTACAAGGAAGTGGGTTCAACTTTCATCGGCAGCAGCCCCGAGTTTGAGTTTGCACTTTACTCCCTGTGCTTCATCGCCAGGCCAGGCAAAGT GTGCCAGTTAAGCCTGGGTGGACATCCCTTGGCCATCCAGACCTATACCTGGGACAAGTCAACCTACGGAAATGGCAAGAAGTACATCGCCACAGCCTACGTGGTGTCTTCTACCCGATAG